One window of Pogoniulus pusillus isolate bPogPus1 chromosome 31, bPogPus1.pri, whole genome shotgun sequence genomic DNA carries:
- the LOC135189130 gene encoding glutamate-rich protein 3-like, whose translation MLQKVLDLQHRQQVEKRKLGNSVRMEKWEKIKMEGSRWLVEAASPACVPRPPLRARNLPELQLAVLGGAAAQSHLASRRLSTTPVNGQQPLCLPPLGNCAAAGAAPRTRGSKEERCARGHEEGQRMGPRLVKAKENVSGRPACHIPLLGRYGMPVPPPHPPPEPKSEAARSNGMPSWRRLRPMAAPNGQLPAGEPGGLHKPSVHSNVLVTMVFLGKPLHLAHGDSSFRDKIQVYQQHCGGENLCVYKGLLLEGESFQLTSRRHRGFPFSLTFYLNGLQVDRLSCCCEFQLQRRSRLGGRRGSFGFVHVEGASPCHRCTVAKHVGKKPSPARKREEKPEAEPVASWGDGVQREPSQEAEARGAEPAAGVAPGGQMEGTESEAAWGEQAPGAEEVAGAQLGREVAAAMPEGKELHGEVAEAGEAAQETLGVRGPAGKKMVGEMVSEAEGPVEEKDPVEKAESLVEEAEDTVEEAESLVEEEAESLVEEAEDTVEEAESLVEEEAESLVEEEAEDLVVEAEDTVEEAESLVEEAEDTVEEAESLVEEEAEDLVVEEAEDNVVEEAEDLVVEEAEDNVEEAESSGDEAESLLEEAESLMEEAEDTVEEAESLVEEEAEDLVVEEAEDTVEEAESLVEEEAEDLVVEEAEDNVEEAESSGDEAESLLEEAESLMEEAENTVEEAEDNVEEVESLVEEAESLMEESEDAGKEAMGPDEETEGPEREEVERLMDETELGGGGREPDGGGRGPFEECRGLGARGRGLGARGRGLWGGGRGPWGGGRGPRGGGRGPSGGGRGPRGRGCRQCEEDRGPCEEPEGLGEKAEGLGEKAEGPVEEAEEHGQEAEGPGEEEAEDLVVEEAEEHGEEAEEHGEDAEDPGEEAEGPRREAEGPEEEEAEGTTVEESKDPLKEAECSVEKVESPAEETKGPVREPEGHGKEAKSSVEETEGPVEEAECCGEEAEGEHGQEAEGPGEKAEEHGEEAEEHGQEAEEHGEEAEEHGQEAEGPGEEAEEHGEEAEEHGQEAEEHGEEAEEHGEEAEEHGEEAEEHGEKGDDLVQKAEEPGDEAEGPGEETEGPVREPEEHGDEAEGPGEEAEGPGEEAEGFEEKAECNGEEAEEPGEEAEGTVDETKSLVEEAGSPVEEVEDPLKEAECNVEEAEELGEEAEGLVEEAEEVVEEAECSVEEAESPEEEAEGPGGNVESSVVEEEDPLKEAECSVQEAEGPGEDAEDPGEEAEGPRREAEGPEEEEAEGTVEESKDPLKEAECSVEKVESPVEETKGPIREPEGHGEEAKSSVEETEGPVEEAECCGEEAEGGGDEAEDAGDEEEAEEHGEEAEEHGQKAEEHLRHFDPAAPPAGATPDPGLRAQEARPGPESRGAAPGSPSSVRSLRLAPYPSAVSQRRVPAPCPSAVSQRRIPAPYPSAVP comes from the exons ATGCTCCAGAAGGTCCTCGACTTGCAG CATCGGCAGcaggtggagaagaggaagctgggaAATTCTGTGAGGATGGAGAAGTGGGAGAAAATCAAG ATGGAAGGCTCCAGGTGGTTAGTGgaagctgccagccctgcctgtgtccCACGGCCACCGCTGCGTGCCAGAAAcctccctgagctgcagcttgcagtgcttggaggagctgctgctcagtccCACCTG gCCTCCCGTCGACTGAGCACAACTCCCGTGAATGGCCAGCAGCCGCTCTGCCTCCCGCCCCTTGGCAACTGTGCAGCGGCAGGGGCTGCACCCAGGACCCGCGGCTCTAAAGAGGAACGCTGTGCACGTGGGCACGAGGAG gggcagaggatgGGCCCGAGGCTTGTGAAGGCGAAGGAGAACGTGAGCGGCAGACCTGCGTGTCACATCCCTCTGCTCGGCCGTTacgggatgccagtgccacctcCTCACCCGCCACCGGAGCCCAAAAGCGAAGCTGCCAGGAGCAACGGGATGCCCAGCTGGAGACGCCTTCGTCCCATGGCAGCCCCGAacgggcagctgccagcaggg gagcctggAGGGCTGCACAAGCCCTCTGTGCACAGCAACGTGCTCGTGACCATGGTCTTCCTGGGCAAGCCTCTGCACTTGGCTCACGGTGACAGCAGCTTCAGGGACAAGATCCAAGTCTaccagcagcactgtggaggAGAAAACCTTTGTGTGTACAAAGGcctgctgctggaaggag AGAGCTTTCAGCTGACCTCCAGGAGGCACCGTGGCTTCCCCTTCAGCCTCACCTTCTATCTCAACGGGCTGCAAGTggacaggctgagctgctgctgcgagTTCCAGCTGCAGAGGCGTTCCCGGCTGGGGGGCAGGCGGGGATCCTTTGGCTTTGTCCACGTGGAGGGAGCATCTCCTTGCCACAG GTGCACGGTGGCAAAGCACGTGGGCAAAAAGCCATCCCCTgccaggaagagagaggagaagccCGAGGCAGAGCCTGTGGCTTCCTGGGGAGATGGAGTGCAGAGGGAGCCAAGTCAAGAGGCTGAAGCAAGGGGAGCGGAGCCTGCTGCGGGAGTGGCCCCTGGGGGGCAGATGGAGGGGACAGAGAGCGAGGCAGCATGGGGAGAGCAGGCACCTGGGGCAGAGGAAGtggcaggggcacagctgggcagggaggtggctgcagccaTGCCTGAGGGGAAAGAGCTGCacggggaggtggctgaggcaggagaGGCTGCGCAGGAGACTCTGGGAGTGAGAGGGCCTGCAGGGAAGAAGATGGTGGGTGAGATGGTGTCTGAGGCAGAGGGCCCAGTGGAGGAGAAGGACCCtgtggagaaggcagagagcctggtggaggaggcagaagacactgtggaggaggcagagagcctggtggaggaggaggcagagagcctggtggaggaggcagaagacactgtggaggaggcagagagcctggtggaggaggaggcagagagcctggtggaggaggaggcagaagacctggtggtggaggcagaggacactgtggaggaggcagagagcctggtggaggaggcagaggacactgtggaggaggcagagagcctggtggaggaggaggcagaagacctggtggtggaggaggcagaggacaatgtggtggaggaggcagaagacctggtggtggaggaggcagaggacaatgtggaagaagcagagagctctggagaCGAGGCAGAGAGCCtgctggaggaagcagagagcctcatggaagaggcagaggacactgtggaggaggcagagagcctggtggaggaggaggcagaagacctggtggtggaggaggcagaggacactgtggaggaggcagagagcctggtggaggaggaggcagaagacctggtggtggaggaggcagaggacaatgtggaagaagcagagagctctggagatgaggcagagagcctgctggaggaagcagagagcCTCATGGAAGAGGCGGAGAACActgtggaggaggcagaggacaaTGTGGAGGAAGTAGAGAGCCTGGTGGAGGAAGCAGAGAGCCTCATGGAAGAGTCAGAGGACGCTGGAAAGGAAGCAATGGGCCCTGATGAGGAGACAGAGGGCCCTGAGAGGGAGGAGGTAGAGAGGCTCATGGATGAGACAGAGCTTggtggaggaggcagggagcCTGATGGAGGAGGTAGAGGACCCTTTGAAGAATGCAGAGGACTCGGAGCAAGAGGCAGAGGACTCGGAGCAAGAGGCAGAGGgctctggggaggaggcagagggccctggggaggaggcagagggcccagaggaggaggcagagggcccTCAGGTGGAGGCAGAGGGCCCAGaggaagaggctgcaggcagtgtgaaGAAGACAGAGGGCCCTGTGAGGagccagagggacttggggagaaggcagagggacttggggagaaggcagagggtcctgtggaggaggcagaggagcatgggcaggaggcagaggggcctggggaggaggaggcagaagaccttgtggtggaggaggcagaggagcatggggaggaggcagaggagcatggGGAGGATGCAGAGGATCCgggggaagaggcagagggccctagaagggaggcagagggacctgaggaggaggaggcagagggtaCTACTGTGGAGGAGTCAAAGGACCCTTTGAAGGAGGCagagtgcagtgtggagaaggtaGAGAGCCCTGCGGAGGAGACAAAGGGCCCCGTCAGGGAGCCAGAGGGCCATGGGAAGGAGGCAAAGAGCAGTGTGGAGGAGACAGAGGGCCCAGTGGAGGAGGCAGAGTgctgtggggaggaggcagaggg ggagcatgggcaggaggcagagggccctggggagaaggcagaggaacatggggaggaggcagaggagcatgggcaggaggcagaggagcatggggaggaggcagaggagcatgggcaggaggcagagggccctggggaggaggcagaggaacatggggaggaggcagaggaacatgggcaggaggcagaggagcatggggaggaggcagaggaacatggggaggaggcagaggagcatggggaggaggcagaggagcatggggagaagggagacgacctggtgcagaaggcagaagagCCTGGGGACGaggcagagggccctggggaggaGACAGAAGGCCCTGTTAGGGAGCCAGAGGAGCATGGGGATGaggcagagggccctggggaggaggcagagggccctggggaggaggcagagggctttgaggagaaggcagagtgcaatggggaggaggcagaggagccaggggaggaggcagagggcacCGTGGATGAGACAAAGAGCTTggtggaggaggcagggagcCCAGTGGAGGAGGTAGAGGACCCTTTGAAGGAGGCTGAGTGCAatgtggaggaggcagaggagctgggggaagaggcagagggTCTGgtagaggaggcagaggaggtggtaGAAGAGGCAGAGTGCAGTGTAGAGGAGgcagagagcccagaggaggaggcagaggggcctggggggAACGTAGAGAGCTCGGTGGTGGAGGAAGAGGACCCTTTGAAGGAGGCAGAGTGCAgtgtgcaggaggcagagggccctggggaggaTGCAGAGGATCCgggggaagaggcagagggccctagaagggaggcagagggacctgaggaggaggaggcagagggtaCTGTGGAGGAGTCAAAGGACCCTTTGAAGGAGGCagagtgcagtgtggagaaggtaGAGAGCCCTGTGGAGGAGACAAAGGGCCCCATCAGGGAGCCAGAGGGCCATGGGGAGGAGGCAAAGAGCAGTGTGGAGGAGACAGAGGGCCCAGTGGAGGAGGCAGAGTgctgtggggaggaggcagagggaggtggggatgaggctgaggatgctggggacgag gaggaggcagaggagcatggggaggaggcagaggagcatgggcagaaggcagaggagcat CTCAGACACTTCGACCCTGCGGCCCCTCCTGCTGGGGCCACGCCAGACCCCGGGCTGCGAGCGCAGGAAGCCAGGCCCGGGCCAGAAAGCCGTGGGGCAGCCCcgggcagccccagctctgtgcgGTCACTGCGGCTAGCGCCGTACCCTAGCGCCGTGTCCCAGCGCCGTGTCCCAGCGCCGTGTCCCAGCGCCGTGTCCCAGCGCCGTATCCCAGCGCCGTATCCCAGCGCCGTACCCTAG